CGTCAGGGAGTGCCGCAGGACCGATGTGTGCAGGCTGAGCGGGAGTGTCGCCGTGTCCAGGTACTCGCGCTGGAGTTGGTCCAGGGAGGCGTCCAGGGCGGCGAGCTGGGCCTCGTCGGGGTGGAGCAGGGGCGGCCGGTCGTAGCGGTACAGGCCCGTCGCCTCGACGATGGCGCGCGGCAGGAAGCCGGGCTGCATGGTGAGCGCGGTGCCGACGTAGCGCTCGCCCGTGGAGAAGCCGTGCACCTGGCCGGGCCGGATCCACAGGATGTCGCCGGCGCCGACCTCGTACTCCGTGAAGTCGATCATGTGGTGGACCGGGCCCTCGCGGAAGAAGAGCAGGACGTGGAAGTCGATCCGGTGCACGCGGCGCGACAGGCCGACCCCGCCCGCCCAGGGACCCTCCGTGCCCATCGGGCCGATCTGTATCCCGACCCCGGACACGCTGGCGCTCGGGTCGAAGGGATACGTACGGATGTGCTCCCCGGCTCCCATATGTGCGCTCGGATGTGCG
The DNA window shown above is from Streptomyces sp. NBC_01445 and carries:
- a CDS encoding helix-turn-helix transcriptional regulator; the protein is MTEQGSAHPSAHMGAGEHIRTYPFDPSASVSGVGIQIGPMGTEGPWAGGVGLSRRVHRIDFHVLLFFREGPVHHMIDFTEYEVGAGDILWIRPGQVHGFSTGERYVGTALTMQPGFLPRAIVEATGLYRYDRPPLLHPDEAQLAALDASLDQLQREYLDTATLPLSLHTSVLRHSLTAFMLRVAHVSAQAAADECRPQPDTTFSRFRTAVEQGFTTNHSVSAYADELGYSRRTLVRAVRAATGQTPKAFIDRRVTLEAKRLLAHTDLPVGRIGVAVGIGDSANFSKYFQQHTGVTPAAFRAEQA